Proteins from a single region of Vulgatibacter sp.:
- a CDS encoding peptidyl-prolyl cis-trans isomerase — MKTASSIAAMVLAASTLLACGGQGQTAGGAAQPAAAKKQGEVIATVGGDAITVDDFQAKMEEQSPFIRARYTTLERKKEFLDNMVRFEVLAQEAERRGFANDPDVVATMKKVMVQKLMRAEFDENAAAQEIPEAELKAFYDANVNDYVKPERVRVSHIFLAAAKGDATRAKAKSEAARLLADVKGKEAGPIKTAFAETAKTRSEDTASKAAGGDLLFKTKEELAQAWGESFADAVFGMKTIGEVGGIVETDKGIHLVKLTGRQNALDRPFESVKSQIQNRLFREKRTKSFEDFVAQLKEKANVQVKDDVLASVEVVPAAEQALGAGMQPPAAPAAPMPVPVKADTKAEPKTLKGPNGRTVTLPAGALQAPKPQLLNPPNKAEK, encoded by the coding sequence ATGAAGACTGCCAGCTCGATTGCGGCGATGGTGCTTGCCGCCTCCACCCTGCTCGCCTGCGGCGGCCAGGGCCAGACCGCCGGCGGCGCGGCGCAGCCCGCTGCGGCGAAGAAGCAGGGCGAGGTGATCGCCACCGTCGGCGGCGACGCCATCACCGTCGACGATTTCCAGGCCAAGATGGAGGAGCAGTCGCCCTTCATCCGCGCCCGCTACACCACGTTGGAGCGGAAGAAGGAATTCCTCGACAACATGGTTCGCTTCGAGGTGCTCGCGCAGGAAGCCGAGCGCCGCGGCTTCGCCAACGACCCGGACGTGGTCGCGACCATGAAGAAGGTCATGGTCCAGAAGCTGATGCGTGCGGAGTTCGACGAGAACGCCGCTGCGCAGGAGATCCCCGAGGCGGAGCTCAAGGCGTTCTACGACGCCAACGTCAACGACTACGTGAAGCCCGAGCGGGTCCGCGTCAGCCACATCTTCCTCGCTGCAGCGAAGGGCGATGCGACCCGCGCCAAGGCCAAGAGCGAGGCAGCCCGGCTCCTCGCCGACGTGAAGGGCAAGGAGGCCGGTCCGATCAAGACCGCCTTCGCCGAGACCGCCAAGACCCGCTCCGAGGACACGGCCTCCAAGGCCGCAGGCGGCGACCTGCTCTTCAAGACGAAGGAAGAGCTGGCGCAGGCCTGGGGCGAGAGCTTCGCCGACGCGGTCTTCGGCATGAAGACCATCGGCGAGGTGGGCGGCATCGTGGAGACCGACAAGGGCATCCACCTGGTGAAGCTCACGGGCAGGCAGAACGCCCTCGACCGGCCCTTCGAGTCGGTGAAGAGCCAGATCCAGAACCGCCTCTTCCGCGAGAAGCGCACCAAGTCCTTCGAGGACTTCGTCGCGCAGCTCAAGGAGAAGGCGAACGTGCAGGTGAAGGACGACGTCCTCGCCAGCGTCGAGGTGGTCCCCGCTGCGGAGCAGGCGCTCGGCGCCGGCATGCAGCCCCCCGCTGCGCCTGCCGCCCCGATGCCGGTGCCGGTGAAGGCCGACACCAAGGCGGAGCCGAAGACCCTGAAGGGCCCCAACGGCCGCACGGTCACCCTCCCCGCCGGCGCGCTGCAGGCGCCGAAGCCGCAGCTGCTCAACCCGCCCAACAAGGCGGAGAAGTAA
- a CDS encoding peptidylprolyl isomerase has protein sequence MSIRRAAALATLLVLAGCTEAGEDARDPVVARVNGEPIRAAELRAALAQVGLGAVPAELANTVLEEIVDQRLLLRAAREKGLRVADEEVDRAVTRLQADYPGETFGEMLAAEGIEPASLRTRARKALLVQRLFVEEVVARVAVTDDEIAAWIEAHGAELAKPERVRAAQIVVKSEEEARRLHAELQKGASFEELAAAHSLSPDGKNGGDLGFFARGEMPPPFDEVCFSLQPGKLSDVVSSSYGFHVFKVLERHEAVTPEPETLRREAERRLRREKEAAAQTAFLRRLREAAQIDVDEAALLRQLGNP, from the coding sequence ATGTCCATCCGTCGCGCCGCCGCTCTCGCCACCCTCCTCGTCCTCGCCGGCTGCACCGAGGCGGGGGAGGACGCCCGCGATCCGGTGGTAGCGCGGGTGAACGGGGAGCCGATCCGCGCGGCGGAGCTCCGCGCCGCCCTGGCGCAGGTGGGCCTGGGCGCGGTGCCGGCGGAGCTGGCCAACACGGTGCTCGAGGAGATCGTCGACCAGCGCCTCCTGCTCCGGGCCGCCAGGGAGAAGGGACTTCGCGTCGCCGACGAGGAGGTCGACCGGGCGGTGACCCGCCTGCAGGCCGACTACCCGGGCGAGACCTTCGGCGAGATGCTCGCAGCAGAGGGGATCGAGCCGGCCTCGCTCCGGACCAGGGCCCGCAAGGCGCTCCTCGTCCAGCGCCTCTTCGTCGAGGAGGTGGTGGCGCGGGTCGCCGTCACCGACGACGAGATCGCCGCCTGGATCGAGGCCCACGGGGCCGAGCTGGCGAAGCCGGAGCGGGTGCGCGCCGCGCAGATCGTGGTGAAGAGCGAGGAGGAGGCCCGCCGCCTCCACGCGGAGCTGCAGAAGGGCGCCTCCTTCGAGGAGCTGGCGGCTGCCCACTCGCTCTCTCCGGATGGAAAGAATGGCGGCGATCTGGGGTTCTTTGCACGGGGGGAGATGCCGCCCCCCTTCGACGAGGTCTGCTTCTCCCTGCAGCCCGGCAAGCTTTCCGACGTGGTGAGCAGTTCCTACGGCTTCCACGTGTTCAAGGTGCTGGAGCGGCACGAGGCGGTGACGCCGGAGCCCGAGACGCTCCGGCGGGAAGCCGAGCGCCGCCTCCGCCGGGAGAAGGAAGCCGCTGCGCAAACGGCGTTCTTGCGCCGCCTGCGCGAGGCTGCGCAGATCGATGTCGACGAGGCCGCGCTTCTGCGGCAGTTGGGGAATCCGTGA
- a CDS encoding peptidylprolyl isomerase has product MKNRKHIALALLALLALGPASASAATVDRIACTVDNEVITLSEVEERATLLQVQAPRASRATLLREAMNDLVAERLFAKAMKELAIEVQPAELQAALQGVLQQNGLSSQEQLKAAVEGQGLEWDEYLDTMKRQLAQSKLINLRVRSQVKVSEDEVKRRYAEVAATEKGEQEVHASHILVTVPAEAGEAQVQAAREKAAALATKAREADADFDALARSSSDGPSKTDGGDLGWFKRGEMVPELEKAAFGLQAGEVSEPVRTRFGWHVVKVQERRTVAARPFEQLADPIRERLYREEMERQTLRYLEELKKAAVITYPVREFAPTRT; this is encoded by the coding sequence GTGAAGAACCGCAAGCACATCGCCCTCGCCCTGCTCGCCCTGCTGGCCCTCGGGCCTGCATCCGCCTCCGCAGCGACCGTCGACAGGATCGCCTGCACCGTCGACAACGAGGTGATCACGCTCTCTGAGGTGGAGGAGCGCGCCACCCTGCTCCAGGTGCAGGCGCCCCGCGCCAGCCGCGCCACCCTGCTCCGCGAGGCGATGAACGACCTCGTCGCCGAGCGCCTCTTCGCCAAGGCGATGAAGGAGCTGGCGATCGAGGTGCAGCCGGCGGAGCTGCAGGCGGCGTTGCAGGGCGTGCTCCAGCAGAACGGGCTCTCGAGCCAGGAGCAGCTCAAGGCCGCCGTCGAGGGGCAGGGGCTCGAATGGGACGAGTACCTCGACACGATGAAGCGCCAGCTCGCCCAGTCGAAGCTGATCAACCTGCGGGTGCGCTCGCAGGTGAAGGTGAGCGAGGACGAGGTGAAGCGTCGCTACGCCGAGGTGGCTGCCACCGAGAAGGGCGAGCAGGAGGTCCACGCGAGCCACATCCTCGTGACCGTCCCCGCCGAGGCCGGCGAGGCGCAGGTGCAGGCGGCCCGGGAGAAGGCCGCTGCCCTGGCGACGAAGGCACGCGAGGCCGACGCCGACTTCGACGCGCTCGCCCGCTCCTCCTCCGACGGTCCGTCGAAGACCGATGGCGGCGACCTCGGCTGGTTCAAGCGGGGCGAGATGGTGCCCGAGCTGGAGAAGGCCGCCTTCGGCCTGCAGGCCGGCGAGGTGAGCGAGCCGGTGCGGACCCGCTTCGGCTGGCACGTGGTCAAGGTGCAGGAGCGCCGGACCGTCGCCGCCAGGCCCTTCGAGCAGCTGGCCGATCCGATCCGCGAGCGGCTCTACCGCGAGGAGATGGAGCGGCAGACGCTGCGCTACCTCGAGGAGCTGAAGAAGGCCGCGGTGATCACCTACCCGGTGCGCGAGTTCGCGCCCACCCGGACCTGA
- the pdxA gene encoding 4-hydroxythreonine-4-phosphate dehydrogenase PdxA — translation MAKPLVAISMGDPSGIGPEVIAGALARPAVRRAVRPLVFGDDGAYARACKALDLPDRLARIDPGDVVPAAGALVRISRLRAADRKAGKPSPAGGEAQGNYLEAAIEAVRSGAAAAICTAPISKAAIHGAGWNFPGHTELLAERFGVGRVVMMLAGPVLRVVLATTHVALSEVPKRITPEGIAEVLRITDRSLRERLGIRLPKIAVCALNPHAGEGGLFGDEEARIIAPGIELARASGVRAEGPFPADGLFPRAARGGWDAVLAMYHDQGLVPLKTVHLETAVNVTLGLPIVRTSPDHGVAYDIAGKGRADPTSMAEALLMAARMVAAGR, via the coding sequence TTGGCGAAGCCGCTGGTGGCGATCTCGATGGGTGATCCGAGCGGGATCGGCCCCGAGGTGATCGCCGGCGCCCTCGCGCGTCCGGCGGTGCGGCGCGCAGTGCGGCCGCTGGTCTTCGGCGACGACGGCGCTTACGCCCGGGCCTGCAAGGCACTCGATCTCCCCGACCGTCTCGCCCGGATCGATCCGGGCGACGTCGTTCCTGCCGCCGGAGCGCTGGTGCGGATCTCGCGGCTCCGTGCGGCGGATCGCAAGGCGGGCAAGCCCTCCCCCGCCGGCGGCGAGGCGCAGGGCAACTACCTGGAGGCGGCGATCGAGGCGGTACGCAGCGGCGCCGCCGCGGCGATCTGCACCGCGCCGATCAGCAAGGCGGCGATCCACGGCGCCGGCTGGAACTTTCCCGGACACACCGAGCTGCTGGCGGAGCGCTTCGGCGTCGGCAGGGTGGTGATGATGCTGGCGGGCCCGGTGCTCCGGGTGGTGCTCGCCACCACCCACGTGGCCCTCTCCGAGGTGCCGAAGCGGATCACGCCCGAGGGGATCGCCGAGGTGCTGCGGATCACCGATCGCTCGCTGCGGGAGCGGCTCGGGATCCGGCTGCCGAAAATCGCGGTCTGCGCGCTCAATCCCCACGCAGGCGAGGGCGGCCTCTTCGGCGACGAGGAGGCGCGGATCATCGCGCCGGGGATCGAGTTGGCCCGGGCTTCCGGGGTGCGGGCCGAGGGGCCCTTCCCCGCCGACGGGCTCTTTCCGCGGGCGGCCCGGGGCGGCTGGGACGCGGTGCTGGCCATGTACCACGACCAGGGGCTCGTCCCGCTCAAGACGGTCCACCTCGAGACCGCGGTGAACGTGACCCTGGGCCTCCCGATCGTGCGCACCTCGCCGGATCACGGCGTGGCCTACGACATCGCCGGCAAGGGCAGGGCGGATCCCACCTCGATGGCGGAGGCGCTGCTCATGGCGGCCCGCATGGTCGCCGCGGGCCGCTGA